A region from the Carassius auratus strain Wakin unplaced genomic scaffold, ASM336829v1 scaf_tig00214259, whole genome shotgun sequence genome encodes:
- the ctsh gene encoding pro-cathepsin H encodes MNRLILPVLFAVLYQVYGLPLNTEEDEYLFKSWLSQYNKKYEINEYYQRLQIFLENKKKIERHNAGNHTFSMGLNRFSDMTFTEFKKFYLLTEPQNCSATKGNHLSSNGPYPDMIDWRTKGHYVTDVKNQGACGSCWTFSTTGCLESVTAIATGKLLQLAEQQLVDCAGAFDNHGCNGGLPSHAFEYIMYNKGLMTEQDYPYKAMQGECRFKQGLAAAFVKEVVNITKYDEMGMVDAVARLNPVSFAYEVTSDFMHYRDGIYTSTKCHNTTDMVNHAVLAVGYAEQNGTPYWIVKNSWGTDWGINGYFYIERGKNMCGLAACSSYPLPLV; translated from the exons ATGAACAGGCTGATTTTACCGGTTCTGTTTGCTGTTCTCTATCAGGTGTATGGATTGCCACTGAACACTGAGGAAG ATGAGTATCTTTTCAAATCATGGCTGTCTCAG tataacaaaaaatatgagATAAATGAATATTACCAGCGGCTACAGATATTCCTGGAGAACAAGAAGAAGATTGAGCGCCATAATGCAGGAAACCACACGTTTTCAA TGGGACTGAATCGGTTTTCAGATATGACCTTTACTGAATTTAAAAAGTTCTACCTCCTGACAGAACCTCAG AACTGCTCCGCCACTAAAGGGAATCATCTGAGCAGTAATGGGCCTTATCCTGATATGATTGACTGGAGAACGAAAGGACACTATGTAACTGATGTCAAGAACCAG GGGGCTTGTGGTAGCTGCTGGACTTTTTCCACCACAGGCTGTCTGGAGTCAGTCACTGCCATTGCCACAGGGAAACTCCTACAACTA GCAGAGCAGCAGCTTGTTGATTGTGCAGGTGCTTTCGACAATCATGGTTGCAATGG TGGCCTCCCAAGTCATGCCTTTGAGTACATCATGTACAACAAAGGTCTTATGACAGAACAAGATTACCCCTATAAGGCTATG CAAGGTGAATGTAGATTCAAACAAGGGTTGGCTGCTGCCTTTGTGAAGGAGGTTGTAAACATTACAAAG tATGATGAAATGGGCATGGTGGATGCTGTGGCCAGGCTGAACCCTGTCAGCTTTGCATATGAGGTGACATCTGATTTCATGCACTACAGAGATGGAATATACACCAG CACTAAGTGTCACAACACTACTGACATGGTGAACCATGCAGTGCTTGCTGTGGGCTATGCTGAGCAGAATGGAACTCCATACTGGATAGTGAAGAACTCCTGGGGAACCGACTGGGGAATTAATGG ATATTTCTACATCGAGAGGGGAAAGAACATGTGTGGACTTGCTGCATGTTCATCCTATCCTTTACCTTTGGTGTAA